ACTGTAGCAGTGTTTAGGTCGATGGAGAAGAAAGGGTTATCCGGAGTATTTTGAGGAGGACTGGGTGAGGGAGGAAGTCTGGCTTGAGCAGTTGTTGGAGAGTAGAATGCTAGAGGCTCAATCTCACTAAGGGCATCCAACATTTTcttagaagaagatgaagaagaagacatgTTTGTGATACTAGAAGGGGTCGTTGAAGGaacagaaagaagaagaagacagatTTGTCTTTGAATGTGAGAAGTTTAGTGATAGAGGAGAGAGATAAAGTTTAAGAGACGGATGAGAGTTTCAAGAAGAAAAGACCCCTTTTTAAACGAAGTGAAAAGGTGCCAGGTCCTTGAGTAGATGCGTCGTTTGAGGGAGAAACGATTGGACTTATCGATCAGAGTAACCGATGACTGACACGTGGCTTTTTCAACggtcaaaattttagtttaaatttaatgtataaatgctaACCTGGACAGGCACCAGGTACCATGATAGAGTTTAACTTCATTCCTTAATTGTTCTAGCCTCTTCTTTTGCTGAGCAGGTCCCTATTGAGAGTATACCTACAAAAGATACAAAGATTGATCttattcaaatatttaagaTTCACAGAAAGGATACCTGCACTGCAATTCTAATCAAGGGAGTTCTACTGTTGGAAGCTAAAAGCATCACTTGGAGATCAACATTCCCAACTTTAatctatttttctcaaattgatccttgctcagagccttggtgaagatgtctgcaATCTGTTCCTCCGTTGGACAGTATGTAAGCACAATATTACCTTTCTCAACATGATCTCTCAAAAaatgatgtctaacatcaatgtGATTTGTTCTCTTATGATGAACTGGGTTTTTTCCCATACTCACAGCACTAGTGTTGTCACACATTAGAGGAATTGATTTGATGTGGATCCCAAAATCTTCTAAGTATTGCCTGATCCACAGCAATTGAGAACAACAAGCTGCAGCAGCTACGTATTCAGCTTCAACAGTTGAGAGAGCTACAGAGTTCTGCTTCCTAGTGCCCCAAAAGACaagtgatgatccaaggaaatgagccatTCCAGAGGTGTTTttcctgtcaacttgataacctgcaaaatcagcatctgcaaaGCCAACCAGATCAAAAGTATCACCTGCAGGATAAAAGAGAACCCAGGTCCCCTGTTTTCTTCAGGTATCTGAGAATGCGTTTTGCAGCCTTCAGAtgtgaatcacgaggacatgcttgaaacctggcacacattccaacactgTAAATAATATCAGGCCTGCTGGCAGTCAGATATAGCAAGGAGTCAATGATTCTTCTGTACATTGTCTGATTCACAAGGGGATCAGATTCTTCTACTATcatcttggaatttgttcccataggagtGTTAATAGGTTtggaatcaaacatattgaatttcttcaacaGCTCTTTGATGTACTTCTCCTGGCATATTGAAGttccatttgatgattgcttgatttgcagCCCCAGAAAGAATGTCAACTCACCCATCATATTCATTTCAAACTCCCTTCCCATTAATGACGAGAATTCTTCACAGAGATGTTCTGaagtagctccaaaaattatgtcatccacataaacttgaatgataagcaattcttgttctctttttagtaagaacaaagtattgtctatcttgcctcttttgaaaccattcttcagcagaaactttgacaatctttcataccaagctcttggagcttgtttcagaccatataatgccttattcaatctgaacacatgatttggTAGCTCTGCATCTTCGAAACCAGGAGGTTGCTTGACATACACCTCCTCTTTgagatctccattcagaaatgcactcttcacatccatttgatacagctTGATCCCAATAAAAGCAGCAAAAGCTATTAAGATTCTAATAGCTTCAATTCTGGCAACaggtgcaaaagtctcatcatagtcaattccttcttcttgattgtatccttgCACAACAAGCctggatttatttctagtaataactccattttcatcaagtttgttTCTGAATACCCACCTGGTTCCTATTATTGTTCTGCCTTcaggtcgaggaaccaggtaccataccttacttctttcaaactgatgaagttcttcttgcatgGAATTAATCCAGTCTGCATCACTTAATGCTTCTTTGACATTCTTAGGCTCAATGgatgatatgaatgctgagaatgcaactagatttcttgtttttgatctagtttGAATCCCAGAATTCAAGGGAGAAATGAGATTATCAAGAGGGTGTGATGAACTATGCTTCCATCCTGACCTTGCAGCAGACTGATTTGGCAGAtcatcatgatcttcttcatcagGAGTGACATCATCTTCTGGGGAGTCTAATGTACTCTGGCTGGAGTTTTGAGTAGTACCAGGTACCCTATCATCCTGTTCAACCTCAGCATCCTCTTCAGGTGGACTGTGATTCTGATCATCACAATCATTATTCAGTTGTTGATCTGCATCAATTTCAGCACCTTCAATCTTCTTGGATGTTAGCATTTTGAgtacatcatcatcatcatttgatccatcattcttcaagcttccattTTCATCAAACACAACATGAATGCTCTCTTCAATGCATTGTGTTCGTTTGTTGAATATTCTATAGGCTTTGCTGGATGaaaaatatccaacaaatactccttcatcacttctgggatcaaattttcccagatcATCCTTCCCATTATTCAGCACAAAACATCTGCATCCAAAAGCTCTAAGATAGTTCAGCATTGGCTTCCTGTTGTTGAGCAGTTCATATGGAGTCTTGTTCAACACAGCTCTTATTAGACACCTGTTGGTAACATGACATGTTGTGTTAACAACTTCAACCCAGaaactttgaggaagatttgattcaataatcatagttctgacaatgttcaccaaggttctgttctttttctccaccactccattttgttgaggagttcttggagcagaGAAGTTGTGGGTTGTACCATTTTCCATACAGAATCTATCCAATGTTGAGTTTTCAAACTCTGTGCCATGATCAGATCTAATGCTGCAAAcaacttgattcaatttggtttgaatcattttaaaGAACACCACCAGCTCATCAGCTGTATCTGCCTTTGATCTCAAAAATCTCGTCCAGGTGTATCTTGAATAgtcatcaacaatcaccaaGATGTACTTCTTGCCATTTTTGCTTTGAATCTTTAAGGGTCCACAAAGGTCCATGTGAAGCAGCTCTAAGATTCTTGATGATGTTACCTGATTCTTGGGCTTGAATGATGATCTGATTTGGTTTCCTTTAACACAagcttcacatattttattttcagcaaacttcaTTTTGGGCAACCCTCGGACCAGGTCCTTTGAAATCAACTTATTTAATAAAGATGAACTCACATGTCCGAGCCTACGATGCCAGAGATcagcattttcattttgagcaCTGAGACATGTTAAGTCATCTCCATGAGAGATTTCCAAGTTtgccacatacatatttttacttctgtgtGCAGTGAGAATTACCTTGTCTGTAGTTAAACTCACCACAGTGCATTTTTCAGAAGTAAATTTGACTTCATTTCCTTTGTCACAGATTTGTGACACACTTAGCAAGCTGTACTTCAACCCATCCACatggtaaacattgtcaattgaatcttcaagagatctttctactttgccaactcccaaaatgtaccccttcttGCCATCACCAAATGAGACACCTCCACCTTGGAgggtcttgagtgagaggaagttctttacatcaccagtcatatgtttagagcagccactatccatataccaacattgactgctgtccctctcactcacctgcaccaaaaatcacttgttaagcttgggaacccatttcagcTTGAGTTCCCAGTAGGCAGACAAAGGAGTGATCAGATTGTACTTGGTCCAATATGGTAGACTTTGAATCTTTCTAACAAAGGACCTAGGAGCAGGAACAAATTTGTTCTTTGAAAATATGTGAGTTGAGACAGGTTCTTTAGGACCAGGTTTCTCATTTGGTACATTCTGTCTTTCAGCATAATTAGAGTATCTTTCACATGAGTTTTTCCAGCTAACACACTCATTCTTCAAATGTCCATTCTTACCACAATGCAGACACAACAAATTGTcagacacaaacacatacttactgTGAGGATTATAAGGAGGACTTATGTTCGGacttcctagtcctttcttattgaaattactctgatttgtcaCATTTGACAGCAGTTTTGAGGATTTGGTccacttaagagatttttcaagttcctCCTTAAGTTTCACAACATCCTGTTCTAATTTGTTATTCTTTTCAAGTGACAATCTGAGATTTGTCTcggagtttttcaatttttctagaATTTCTGCTTGCAAACTGTTTGACTTTCCATTCagcttttcagcttcttcagtaaACTGACACAACTGATGCTTAAGTTCAGAATTTTTAAACTCTAGAGACACTATTCTTGCCATTGTCTCTTCAAATTGaactttgttttcagttaaaatttcaagttcagcATTCATGGCATCTTTTTCAGATGTTAAATCTATCACAGAATCTAGCATGACTTTTGCCAAGGTTCTTAATTtcttaagagaatatttatccaagtcaATTTTCATGTCAAGAAGAGTTACCTGattgtcctcttcttcattttctgtgtgtgccatgagagcaaacatttcattgaagacaATTTCCTCCTCATGCACAGCAACCATAGACACATCTTTTGGCTCATCAGgatcttctgaatcacttgaagAATCCCCCCATGCAGCAAGAGCTCTTTTGACAACCATATCAGCAGCTTTACGATCTCTGTTTCCAAGTACCAGGtcccttttgttttctttgtcaCCCCTGTGTTTTTGATGTTCCTTGTTTTCAGTCTTGAGCAAAGGACACTCTCTGATGAAGTGTCCAGattttccacacttgtagcaaGTATCTCCTTGAGCAGCATTTCGAGTcccatttgttcctcttttatacattttgttctttctcacaatcttttgaaatctactgatgagatatgccatatcatcatcatcacttgaATCTTCATCTGATTTATGCTTCAACATCAATGATTTGTCCTTCTTGATTTCCCTTTTTGACAAATCATAGTttcgattcatctcatgtgtTTTAAGATTTCCAATCAAGGCATCCATGGTCAGCACCTTCAAGTCTTTAGCTTCAGTAATGGCATCAACTTTACTCTCCCAAGACTTTGGAAGAATTCGAAGCACTTTCCTGACTTGTTTGgtcatgcttataggttcaccCAAACTTCACAGCTCATTTGTAATAGAAGAAAACTTGGTGAACATGTCATGTATagtttctccttccttcattttgaagttctcaTATCGTGAGGTGAGCATATCAATCTTggattctttgacttgttcagttccttcatATGCAGTCAACAAGCAATCCCAAATTTCTTTAGCAGACTCACAGGCTGACACTCTGTTgtactcatcaggtcctatcccacagaccagaagagttttagctttgaaacccttttcaatctttttcctgtCAGCATCATCATATTTCTACCTGGGCTTTGGAACAGTAATGGTCCTTTCTCCATCCTTTACTTCCATCATTGGAACAAAGGGTCCATCTAGTATAATATCCCATAACTCGCTATCTTCAGCCATGAGATAGTTgtgcattctaactttccaccaactgtagaagtgtccattgaaacgaggaggtCCGTGTAATGACTGACCTTCTTCGAGGTTAAGTGGAGCTGCCATTCTTAGAACAAAATCActtccttggtgttaaccaaataggtagtgcctgctctgataccacttgatagaatgtatgccttcacttaacgagtaatggaccaggtcccttactttacttcagaaaattaccagaaagttaaatgcagtaaaatcaacacaatgattttacgtggaaacctccttgcttaagggagtaaaaccacaccacgacctgtctcacaggattttcaatcgttttcactaatcttcaaaagcaaaagagaaacacgattacaccaaacgtaagaaagagttatcaatcttaccgttaagcaatagacctctattgctcaacaagccaaagtagaaaaacaatctacccactaagctatcccacctggacaacctagactttgaACACAACAaaccaattcctttatagatttaggagtggtttacaatttaagaacaagagaataaattcctaaacaactagacgaaaagATCCAGATGTTGCTGTTGTCCTAGGAATGATTCTGTTTGCTTTGTattagcctttgcaagagttcttgaaaagtgtttatcaagttgcaaaaactagagaaaagtgtttaggaaagtgccttttatatgggcaagtcactttcctaaacttctttgccattggttggaaGGGTCACACTTTGTGACgtcatcgggaagtgtgcacctactttctgcaCCATCTCCAGCTGGCAGTTGACTGGCTCAtcatcatgagagcctggtacctctattaggtccctgagttttgtttcatctgcaatacttCGAACAATacacctgcaatactcaagtagaaaacccagtacctttatgaggtccctaagtttttcaaatcatcaaaactacaaataacaataCAACACAGAGGTAAGCTAGTAACAATATTGTGATCATAAACCcttagcaaaaaaaattatatacgaGCCTTAAACTATAATCCAAAGTTGCCTTCACCTTCCCAGCAAAAAATGGTCAGTCTACGTGTTGTTTCACATCAACTTTTGCAAATTTTAGTATCCAAAATctgtaaaagaaataaaactttcatttagaagacctatatataaagataaacATATAGATTGTGATTAAATCAAATAACAATTTCTACAACAGTTGTACCACTAATTGTTGCAACAGTTGAGATTTTGGTTGCcatttatttgtaggaaattgTTGTACACAATATAGTGGTAGCAGCGACAACACTAATTACTTATATTGCGACGAGTAAAAAGTAATCGCGAACTAAAATTTACATGTATTGTATATGATTACATTTTTACTCTCACACATACGACTAGAACAATGTAGATATTCAACTTTTAATAAACTTAGAACTTACAGCTTACACGAAGTCATTCTGAACGACTCAAGAGAAATTGATTTGAGaaacaatttttctaagtgtgatCACTCGATCATTAAAATTACCTTTTGGTTTTTGATCAATAACATTTGTAAAAATATCCAACAGATAATTATATGGAAACTATAGAAATTCAAACGAATGCATTAAATAGCTAGTTTTATAAGATGATATACTTAAAGTACGAAATTTTGAGAGAAGCAAGAGCAGTGTATAATGCAATTGATCTAAAGGGAGGAACAACAATTTAGGCTCCAAATGTGAACATAGTAAATGATCCAAGGTGGGAGAGAGCACAAGAAACAGCTGAGGAAGACCCTATGATGGTAGAAAAATATGCAGTGGCTTATGTAAGGACTACAGGGGGGTAATTTTGACAGTAGCAAGCTCAAAAAATGGGCATCTTCAAGCTTCAACTTGCTACAAGAACTTTGGTGCTTAAGATTTAGATCACTGGAACAGTCACCACCGTTTCACTTTTGATGCTTAAGTCACTAACTAACCTGATATCACACGTTAAATTACGTTTCTTATCCAATTTCACCTTTTGTTTACCAAAAAGATTGATATTGTTATGTAATACTACAATGTATCATTCATTCAGGTTACACCACAGGATATGGCAAATCTATTACACCCACCATTCAAGATATGTGTGGAAGAAGGAAAAGTCACCAGAAATTATCTGTTTGTTATTTTTACAACTGTTATCAGAAGAAGCAGAAACTAGAAGAATCTAATATTCAAGACTTGTGTGGAAGAAGGAAAAGCCACAAAAAATCACAAGATATGACAGATTCATTAGCTCTGGAAAAGCAGAAATTAGAAGAATCTGATATTAACAGAGCTCTTCACATTTTTTTCACCATTAGAATGAGGTTAGGACGATTCAATAGAGTTCCAAATTTATACACTATTTAtcattctaaaatttatcaaacacacaaatatattttcCGATAAAACAACTAACAACTAATAGCTTCGCTACGCAGAACCAACACAATAAAAGATGTTCTAGGTAAGTGTTTACTCACATGGTATCATCAAGTATCCGAATAGTCATTCTCTTGAATTAGAGGCTGGAAATTAGCGTGTTgcgttaaaaaaaaattctttcaattGCTTCAGTTCTTTCAAagactgatttttttttttgagttgaaCGTAGCTCAGCCAACAATTCAGCTTTTGAGGAAGCCCCACCTTTCAAATCTTTTGCTTTTACTCCACTTCCAAAGCCAAATACATGACTACGAGTTTGAGTTGCAAAGCATTTCTCAACAATTTCTCTGCTCGAAAGTGATGGTTCAAACTCCACCAATTCTTGAATTTGAGCCTACAAAGTATATAGAGGAGACTGTTTTCAAATTCCATAATAACTAAATGTTAAGAACATGTACAAATAACTAAATGTTAAGAACATGCTCAATTAACCAAACGCATATGTTTCTCGATTGTTAGAGAATCAATAAGTATGTTATTCTTCTTGCGAGTCTCGTAAAGATAGTTGCCAAATCTGGTGGATTTCCATCATTTCCGCCTTTTACATAAAAGTAAACATGTCAAAAGTAGGATTCATCAACATTAAAACAGAAAAAAGATCACGGATGTCTTGATACAAATTGTGATAGATCTAGGTagtttttggccaaaatttcACCCCAATGGCtttaatcatatatttgaacaaataaattttacacTTTCTCCTTCTCTGATTGTTGTAATAGGgccttattttattatgagggaAATCCTCCTTTTATACGAGGAAGAAAACTTACTGTTTTGGCCAAGTGGCCGACACTACTTTACACATGGCCTTTTTTATTTGTGCCGACActagaaaacaaaaaactttTACATAATGACTCTTATTATTTACACATGACTCTTACTATTCACATATGCCCTTTCATTAACGACCTTTTCTGTTCATGAATGACTCTTACTATTTATTTTACGACTTTTTCTTTCTATGTCCTTCTTTTTCTGCTTTCCACGTATCTTCATTCAATTTGGACATCTCGTATGACATTATCTTCTCCTTGACATTTTGTTACAATTATATTACTTCTCTAATTAActattgatataaattttatagagtctagaataattaattattatacgaaaaatgaaaaaagagcAATAGTAAAAGGAGACagagcaacaacaaaaaaacaagaaagaaaggaCAACCAAAAGAAAGTAGGaagaatgaaagaaacaaaaggaggaaaaaaaatagaggaaGTGAgacaaagaaaagagaaagaaaaaaaaaagagaagcgAAACATAGAaaagatgaaagaaagaaaaaaaaggaagcgaaacatagaaaagaaaaaagaaagagtgagacagaaaaaaggaaaaaaattaaattttttttgctataaatggtaataaatgaAAAGTATCTCTAAAaccagtaattatttattaaaatgtatcaattaatgtaattttttctttcataattgACGGATTTAGTCGAATTAAGTCAACTGGCGAATTCcgacaaaataaataaataagactaaataatataattcaattaacaAGCTtacaattttaacaaaaaataaaataatcgacttaattataaaataactaaTCCAAAATGTaaagtattatataaataaaccaattagtgaaatatttaaataaaacaaaatctttTAAAGATGGTTTtcgaataatcataaaatatactaattatatacataatcaaataaatcataaaaattaaaaaacagtgatgagattaatttaaaagaacttaaaacattttaaactttataaaatttaactATTTCAAATCATTAAGAATTAAGAAGCTCATTGATTAATTCAATcggggagggtcaaaattgggtgtcaacaaccaCTATCAAATTTATCCTATAATGTATCAAACATAGGTTCACATCAGTTATATCATAggaaaaacttgaattttgttTAAACTAACCATAAATTCCTTAGCTCTAACAAAGATCGGATCAGTCAAAAACCTAGTATGTAAAACGATATGGGAGAagcaatataaaattgaaacaagAAGGAGCACATTAATTACGCATCGCGAACTGTTTTAAGAAGTGAGTAACCCCAGAAGAAATGACAATATTTAATACAATTACCTTAACAACAGTCCAAATGTGATTTAGCTTTTCCTCCTTAATGGGCTCCCATGATGATATTCGCAATAGACATATATTATGATCACGAACTATTTTTCCCAAGTGCCTCGAGAATAGATTACTATTCTTCCCAACAGTTCGATTATTGTAAAATGTCACTTTTAGCTTTTGTCCAATATCAAGCAATGCAATTTCTTTGCACTTGTTACTTCCTCGAACCTTTTTATCCATTCCATTAGCACATGAAcctatatttacataatttataaatggTAGTAAATATTGTACATATGATAAGCTTGTGATTAAATAGATATTAGAAATGAAAGCATACTTGTTTTAGCTCTTTGAACAGACTATTTAACTTGATAAATAGGAAAATTGGAATATCAGAATGCAAACTCTCTTTCTCGTGAGCCAAAGTAGTTTTATCTGTTGTTCTCCATCCTTGAGAGAAACCTAATGTAAGAAATTATTTCAGTAAAATTACTTGagttaaattaaattcaatctgaaaaagaaaatcatactTGTTTCAAATGATAAGGTGGGCTCCATAACACTATCAGTTTGCATATGCTCTTTCTCAAAAGCCAAAAACTTTTTATTCATTGTTCGCAATCCTTGAGAAAAAACTAATGCAAGAAATTATATCTGTAAAAGTActtgaataaaattaattcaattctaaaaaagaaaaacatttaagaAATAATACTTGTTTCAAATGTTGGGATGGACTCCATAACATCATcagtaaaagaaaagaaatcagAACATCAGCTTGCTTATGCTCTTTCTAAGAAGTCAAACACTTTTTATTCATTGTTCGCCATCCTTGAGCATCAGAAGGTCTTGAGATACTTTGACTAACACAACGATCATTTTGATTGAAAGATCACTCCTccttttcaaaatcttcaattgagCACATAGATTTAAGCCCTTGATATTTCCCTTGAGCCCCTAGTGCAAgaaatcatatcatataaacATGAACAATAAATTCAATTCAGTTCTAAAACATGATAAATTGTAGAAAtcatatttgatgaatttgttttgatatattgcATAAGTTCCTCTGTAGATGAAAAAAATGGAATATGTCCTTTTACAACACTCAAGTAGTTTTTCTTCATTGTTCGCACTCCTTGAGGATTAGACATAGATATAAGACCTTTTCCTTGTCCCTTTGCAACCACACCTAGTATAAGAAAAGAGAGTAAAAAATTAGTATTAAAAAATTCCtcgtaaaaataaataacactaataaaaatcaaaattcatacTTGTTTCAGTAAATTGATTGTATTGTATAACTTGATCAGTACATGAAAAAATGGAATATCAGTTCTTGACACCCCTAAAGACACCATTGATTTAAGACCTCGTCCTCGTCCTTTTCCTATAGAATTCTGTGGCACATATGCATATTTAGTAGTAACTTTCACTCTAGATGTCACCTGATTTTCATTCTTTGATGATTTCATATCACACCTACCAAAAAAACAAAGACAATgtgttaacaaaaaaaatgataaaacatTCTAAAAATCATATGCTTGGCACAAAAATAAAAcactataaaaataatgtactaaT
The sequence above is a segment of the Solanum lycopersicum chromosome 10, SLM_r2.1 genome. Coding sequences within it:
- the LOC138339153 gene encoding uncharacterized protein is translated as MAAPLNLEEGQSLHGPPRFNGHFYSWWKVRMHNYLMAEDSELWDIILDGPFVPMMEVKDGERTITVPKPRVSACESAKEIWDCLLTAYEGTEQVKESKIDMLTSRYENFKMKEGETIHDMFTKFSSITNEL